A region from the bacterium genome encodes:
- a CDS encoding SCO family protein, producing the protein MKTVRNIAYILILLSLAVAPHVLALEDSASVPQSSGITENLGAQVDLTLALTDQDGTTKPLGKYLENGRPTIIVPVYFRCPRLCNFTLNGLTDLINQLQALELGRDYNILAVSINPEETADLATAKAENYYKTLKHPENGPRGWRFLTASQDVIKKLTGTLGFGFTPDGTEFAHAAGFMILSPFGKIMRYFYGVLYEPEQVRIALIDASEGRIGTTIDKIFLFCFRYDHTQGKYTFAAWTLMRVVSIAVVLLLFSFLIYLRRKEKSREICNG; encoded by the coding sequence ATGAAGACAGTAAGAAACATCGCCTATATTTTAATTTTGTTATCACTTGCCGTTGCGCCTCACGTTCTCGCTCTCGAAGACTCAGCCAGCGTGCCGCAGTCTTCCGGCATCACTGAAAATCTAGGTGCCCAAGTCGACCTCACTTTAGCTTTGACAGATCAAGACGGCACAACAAAACCGCTAGGAAAATACCTCGAAAACGGTAGGCCTACCATTATTGTTCCTGTTTATTTTCGCTGCCCAAGGCTTTGTAATTTCACCCTCAATGGACTTACCGATCTAATTAATCAACTACAAGCATTAGAGCTTGGTCGGGATTATAATATTCTAGCAGTCAGCATTAACCCTGAGGAGACTGCCGATCTTGCTACAGCAAAAGCTGAAAATTACTATAAAACACTGAAGCACCCAGAGAATGGGCCACGGGGTTGGAGATTTCTAACTGCCTCTCAAGATGTTATTAAAAAACTTACTGGAACGCTCGGTTTTGGTTTTACGCCTGACGGAACTGAATTCGCACACGCTGCTGGATTTATGATCTTATCGCCTTTTGGCAAAATTATGCGCTATTTTTATGGTGTTCTCTACGAACCTGAACAAGTCCGAATTGCCTTAATTGATGCATCCGAAGGCAGAATTGGAACAACTATTGATAAGATCTTTCTTTTTTGTTTTCGTTATGACCATACACAAGGCAAATATACATTTGCTGCATGGACACTAATGCGCGTGGTCAGTATAGCTGTCGTGTTATTACTATTTAGTTTCCTTATTTATTTAAGGCGCAAAGAGAAAAGTAGAGAGATTTGCAATGGCTAA